ttgcaagtgtttgaccaataatttatttcttgagagaataagacaatAAGGTTCTGAAAAAATCTGAAGATTTTCGTagacaagtcacatatttataggcccttgatggcttttcaaaaacttttgaagagatgtgacttttcagaatatatttaaaaaattatcttactagtaattgattacactgttACAcattgaagggtcatgacttttcaaattgaatttctgaAGTTTCATTACTAGTAATCGATCACAAgaaagtggtaatcgattacaacttttaaatttcaaatttcaaacttctttttAAAAGCCTTTATAGTAATctgtctctggtaatcaattatagtgcctagtaatcaattactagtggAGAAGCCTTTATTTTagcaatgataaaatatttttaaaacctttttgtaatcattttgaaaatcatGTTTTGAGGCCAAACCTTTTTAATCAataagagattcttttaacaataataaactaagtcttatcttattttcttgATCTTAAATTTTAACTTGAAGTACTCTTGTGCTGCTTATatcttggcatcatcaaaaccttcatacACATACATTCACACGGGTTTATATAGGTCTTCTTCTTAAAGTGTCTGTTGTCTCACAACGGTTGGATTTTTCCACTAGAACTTTGTCTGAAGTCTTATGGTCGTTGGAACatttaatgcttgcattaaGTACAGTTCCATCTTCATGCAAATGAGTCTCTCTAATTGGCTTTTGTGTAGACTACTACAACAACAAGTGACTTCAGATGGGTTAGAATAGGTTTGCACATGTTACAACATAATGcgtcttttgatggttgtttggtaTTTCTCAAATCTTGAGCTTCATTTACGCTTCATAAGATTCGACAAATCCTAAGAAAATGGTTTTTGCAAAACGAATCTCAGACGTCAAGTATTAAATAAAGTCTTAAATGCTCTACCTGATCATGAATAATGTCAGTTTCAATTTGATGTATCAAACACAACTTTTAACCTTTGTATTATTtatatctaatcaaaataattgaagATCTTAATTCATCTTATGACATACGTGTCTTTtaacttaataatatattaatcctattgtgatttttcatatttgaaaCATATTCTTAGTAACATTACTCAAGAGTtcattttccttaaataaagaAGACAATcacattttaaagataaaattgtaGCATTAAtcggataaaaaatttaagtaaaatttataacaCTATTTGACAGTTGTCATGCTTATGTGTATTTTCACACTTGAGTGAATAACACAAGATAAATAAACAATCcgattttaattattatgtgtTTTTATGCATATGTTAAATACTACACTTATTGTATTAATtctaatattgttttttatattttaaatattttcttggtaaaaattgttcaaatattcagtttcattaaataaaaataaatatgtttaagataaaataatgacatcaattaaataaaaaaataagtaaaaattatcATGTTTTACAAACATTTATGCTTattattgtaaataaataaataaataaaattcaaataaagataCATAAATCCTCTACATACTTGGTGCATcatacatgtaaaaaaaaaaaactagttaatattaatataatattacataCATTTACTTGCATAACCAATTAGTGTTAGTTTAATTGGAACAAGACTTGATccctttatataaaattttgaattcgagtgtattaaatgaaaaaatataattaaaaaaatcttcctaaaatattaataaattcccCACGAAAATTAGCACAAatccatttattattttattttttcaaacacaGCAGCGGTATTCAGCCGGGAAACCCAGTTTACATAATATTTGTGGGGGAGAGGCCTTTTTGATCGGCTTGTGTCTTATCactcctttctctctctttctctctctctatctgtCTCTCGTCTTAACTTCGATCCGTTTACTATCATTACTCATTTCGCCTCTTACGTGTGGTCTTAGGAGCACTCCGCATTCACTCTCTAGAGGAATCCCTAGCCCTTGCAGCTTTTCCTCATGAGGGTACTTTAAACCCCCTCTCCATTTGTACCATCAAAACAAGGAAACCTGCACCTCCCTAAAACCCTCTTTCTCACTttctctttcctcttttcacACCAACAAGAAAGGATCTCACTCAGAAAAATGTTCCTTCACCCGTTCCACTTCTGTTCCGaccccatcatcatcatcatcatccacaCAACCCTATCCCTATTCCCATAGCTTCCGTCGTATTATTTCACAAGCGGTTTCTTTTCGTTAGAGAGAGATGGAGTTCGGAGGGAACATGTTCCGCCTCGGCAACAGAGACCAAAATGGAAACACTAACAACAACGGTAACGCTTTCGCTTGGGATTCATGGGAAAACCCcactaatagtaataataataataataacaataataacagtTCTAGACTGGTCAACGCTTTTCACATCCCCATCGCCTCTGGGATTCCGTCGATGGATGATGGATCCGTCCACGTGATCCGTCATGAGACGGCAGGACTGGCCAGCGCCGTCATGTTTCTTCCTCAAAACGGCGGGGTTTTGGGTCACCGCCAGCAGCAGCATCCGTACGGCGGGGATGGGTCCCACGTGCACCCGGACCCGCACCTCATGTCCTTGAAGCTAGGGAAGAGGCATTACTTTGAGGACACTAGTGGGAGTGGAAGTGTTGTTGGTGCTGCTACTTTTGGTGGAGGGTTGGTGTTCGGGGATAAGAGAGGGAAAGGGTACTCCTCCGGCGGTGGTGCGGGGGTGAAGGCGGCGGGGTTTGCGGCGGCGACGGTGCCGAGGTGTCAGGTGGAAGGGTGCCACGTGGCACTGCTCAACGCGAAGGACTACCATCGGAGGCACAAGGTGTGTGAGATGCACTCTAAAGCTCCTAAAGTCGTGGTCTTAGGCATGGAACAAAGGTTCTGCCAACAGTGTAGCAGGTCCAAATTCTCTTatcatttttctcaaataataataataataataataataataataataataataataataatcccaTTTAtctgataattaagaagggtttaattattgttttaatatttaaatttaagaaatatgttttttttagttctgaaatttaaaaatatattttttagtttttacataataaattaatatttaagatgatttttagtgttttatgatattttttaacattatgtatcagttataaaatacaaattcaagtaattaaaaattaaaaatttatttatgaacagTTAAAAATCGTCCTAATGAATATAGTCTCCAAATTCAAGTAATGCAAAAATAGTAATCAAGccatcaaggttttaaaaaatgttttctaactACAATTTCGTCCGAAATATCAAGATTTTGGTAATCTCTATAATTACGGAGCTGAAACTGCAGTTTAAAACCTCTGCGGAAAATATATGTCTACATATAGAGTGCGGTCTCGCcagatgtttttattttttagaaatatagTACGGAATTTCACTACGGGGGAATcgctatttttgttttttttttttaagttttctcTAAGAAAATAGAAGAGGGTTTCTTTTTCTCTGTGGAAGTGAATTAAGTACGTACGTAAAGTGATTTACTTGCTTT
The nucleotide sequence above comes from Glycine soja cultivar W05 chromosome 11, ASM419377v2, whole genome shotgun sequence. Encoded proteins:
- the LOC114372937 gene encoding squamosa promoter-binding-like protein 7, which encodes MEFGGNMFRLGNRDQNGNTNNNGNAFAWDSWENPTNSNNNNNNNNNSSRLVNAFHIPIASGIPSMDDGSVHVIRHETAGLASAVMFLPQNGGVLGHRQQQHPYGGDGSHVHPDPHLMSLKLGKRHYFEDTSGSGSVVGAATFGGGLVFGDKRGKGYSSGGGAGVKAAGFAAATVPRCQVEGCHVALLNAKDYHRRHKVCEMHSKAPKVVVLGMEQRFCQQCSRFHVVSEFDDSKRSCRRRLAGHNERRRKSSHDSVARNSSQE